One Prunus dulcis chromosome 7, ALMONDv2, whole genome shotgun sequence DNA segment encodes these proteins:
- the LOC117633942 gene encoding S-adenosylmethionine synthase 3 produces MDTFLFTSESVNEGHPDKLCDQVSDAVLDACLEQDPESKVACETCTKTNMVMVFGEITTQAKVDYEKIVRDTCRGIGFTSADVGLDADNCKVLVNIEKQSPEIAEGVHGHLTKKPEEIGAGDQGHMFGYATDETPELMPLTHVLATKIGARLTEVRKNKTVPWLRPDGKTQVTVEYRNENGAMVPIRVHTILISTQHDETVKNEQIASDLKEHVIKPVVPAQFIDDKTIYHLNPSGRFVIGGPHGDAGLTGRKIIIDTYGGWGAHGGGAFSGKDPTKVDRSGAYIVRQAAKSVVASGLARRCIVQVSYAIGVPEPLSVFVDTYKTGKIPDKEILVLIKENFDFRPGMIANNLDLKRGGNFRYQKTAAYGHFGRDDPDFTWETVKILKPKA; encoded by the coding sequence ATGGACACCTTCCTCTTCACCTCTGAATCTGTCAATGAGGGTCACCCCGACAAGCTCTGTGACCAAGTCTCGGATGCCGTTCTTGACGCTTGCTTGGAACAAGACCCCGAGAGCAAAGTTGCCTGCGAGACGTGTACAAAAACCAACATGGTCATGGTCTTTGGTGAGATCACAACCCAGGCTAAGGTAGATTATGAGAAAATAGTTCGAGACACTTGCAGGGGAATTGGGTTTACATCAGCTGATGTAGGCCTTGATGCTGACAACTGCAAGGTCCTTGTCAATATTGAGAAGCAAAGCCCTGAAATTGCAGAGGGAGTTCATGGCCACCTCACCAAGAAGCCTGAGGAAATTGGAGCTGGTGACCAAGGCCACATGTTTGGTTACGCCACAGATGAAACACCTGAGCTCATGCCATTAACTCATGTCCTTGCCACCAAGATTGGTGCCAGGCTTACTGAGGTCAGAAAGAACAAAACGGTCCCATGGCTTAGGCCTGATGGTAAGACCCAAGTGACTGTTGAGTACCGGAATGAGAACGGGGCCATGGTCCCGATTCGGGTGCACACCATCCTCATCTCAACCCAACACGATGAGACTGTCAAAAATGAGCAGATCGCTAGTGATTTGAAGGAACATGTGATCAAACCTGTCGTCCCAGCCCAATTCATTGATGACAAAACTATTTATCACCTCAATCCTTCGGGTAGATTTGTCATTGGAGGACCTCATGGAGATGCTGGGCTTACGGGCAGGAAGATTATCATTGACACCTATGGTGGTTGGGGTGCTCATGGTGGTGGTGCTTTCTCAGGGAAAGATCCAACCAAGGTGGACCGGAGTGGTGCATACATTGTAAGGCAGGCAGCAAAGAGTGTTGTCGCATCAGGGCTTGCTCGACGCTGTATTGTGCAGGTTTCTTATGCGATCGGCGTCCCAGAACCCCTATCAGTTTTTGTGGATACCTACAAAACCGGAAAAATTCCAGACAAGGAGATATTGGTTCTCATCAAGGAGAATTTTGACTTTAGGCCTGGAATGATTGCCAACAACCTTGATTTGAAAAGAGGAGGCAACTTCAGGTATCAAAAGACTGCTGCTTATGGTCATTTTGGCCGTGATGATCCAGATTTCACTTGGGAGACCGTAAAGATCCTCAAGCCAAAGGCCTGA
- the LOC117634607 gene encoding uncharacterized protein LOC117634607 — MAIVTASAHLSPNLFSPLPRASVASTKCFPMEMSPAISSANKRRALPCPLVIKNTRISSVDVVDEADQQKEIGMGKKPNETLLYSLSPLPLLLVAALPGAGAVTSLFEPFVELVKSFGLPGWLVHWGHPGNMAVVLFAMGGYGTYLGYRIRYSDDVEEKANAKDLHPKLLAGMFFFFALGATGGVTSLLTSDKPIFESSHAVTGLIGLGLLTIQTILPALFEGKPELRTVHGVLGTGIMTLFVVHAALGLQLGLSY, encoded by the exons ATGGCTATTGTTACTGCTTCTGCTCATCTTTCTCCGAATCTCTTTTCCCCTCTGCCGCGTGCCTCTGTAGCTTCCACCAAATGCTTCCCTATGGAAATGTCGCCCGCAATATCATCAGCAAACAAAAGAAGAGCTCTCCCATGTCCTCTAGTGATCAAGAATACCAGAATTTCTAGTGTAGATGTTGTTGATGAGGCTGACCAGCAAAAAGAAATAGGGATGGGGAAGAAGCCCAACGAGACCCTTTTGTATTCCCTCAGTCCTTTGCCTCTGCTGCTTGTGGCTGCTCTTCCTGGAG CTGGAGCTGTGACATCTCTGTTCGAGCCTTTCGTTGAGCTTGTTAAATCATTTGGTCTTCCTGGCTGGCTTGTGCATTGGGGTCACCCAGGCAACATG GCTGTGGTGCTTTTTGCCATGGGAGGCTATGGAACATATCTAGGTTACCGGATACGGTATTCTGACGATGTG GAGGAGAAGGCCAATGCCAAAGACTTGCACCCTAAGCTTCTAGCTggcatgtttttcttttttgctctTGGAGCAACTGGTGGAGTAACTTCTCTTCTCACTTCAGACAAACCCATTTTTGAGAG CTCTCATGCTGTCACAGGGCTTATTGGCCTTGGCCTCTTGACCATACAAACCATTTTACCTGCCTTGTTTGAG GGAAAACCTGAATTGAGAACTGTTCATGGGGTCTTGGGTACCGGGATCATGACATTGTTTGTTGTCCATGCTGCCCTTGGGCTTCAACTTGGCCTAAGCTACTAA